A single region of the Eremothecium gossypii ATCC 10895 chromosome V, complete sequence genome encodes:
- the UNG1 gene encoding uracil-DNA glycosylase (Syntenic homolog of Saccharomyces cerevisiae YML021C (UNG1)), with protein sequence MEAAEGGVAKACADERAKENFPEEQRRLLALELETIDASWQRILQPEFTKHYFLQLKRFVLEEQTRHTVFPPAEDIYQWTRLTPFSKVRVVIIGQDPYHNHNQAHGLAFSVRAPTPAPPSLRNIYKELQINYTDFVADNALGDLTRWATQGVLLLNTSLTVRAHCANSHSKKGWEPFTSRVVQLLVEDRRRTGQPLVFLLWGAHAAKLVDRVLGGRVPDNFLVLRSVHPSPLSASRGFFGNFHFRKINDWLMARGQRMIDWSVVPDTELKEVRDANKETGAASST encoded by the coding sequence ATGGAGGCCGCAGAGGGCGGGGTTGCTAAGGCGTGCGCGGATGAACGGGCCAAGGAGAATTTTCCCGAGGAGCAGCGACGcctgctggcgctggagcTTGAGACGATCGATGCGTCGTGGCAGCGGATCCTGCAGCCCGAGTTCACAAAGCATTACTTTCTGCAATTGAAGCGTTTCGTACTGGAGGAACAGACGCGGCACACGGTCTTTCCGCCAGCCGAGGACATATACCAGTGGACGCGGCTAACGCCGTTCTCGAAGGTGCGCGTCGTGATCATCGGCCAGGACCCGTACCACAACCACAACCAGGCGCACGGGCTTGCATTCAGCGTGCGCGCGCCGACGCCGGCGCCACCATCACTGCGCAACATCTACAAGGAACTGCAGATCAACTACACCGACTTTGTCGCCGACAACGCGCTGGGCGATCTGACGCGCTGGGCGACACAGGGTGTGCTGCTACTCAACACGAGCCTGACGGTACGGGCGCATTGTGCGAATTCCCATTCCAAGAAGGGCTGGGAGCCGTTCACCAGCCGCGTagtgcagctgctggttGAGGACCGGCGCCGCACGGGCCAACCGCTTGTGTTCCTACTCTGGGGCGCGCATGCCGCGAAGCTGGTCGACCGTGTGCTAGgtgggcgcgtgccggaTAACTTTCTCGTGCTGAGGTCCGTCCATCCGTCTCCACTGTCTGCATCACGCGGCTTCTTCGGCAACTTTCACTTCCGCAAGATTAATGATTGGCTCATGGCGCGTGGGCAACGCATGATTGACTGGAGCGTGGTGCCAGATACAGAGCTGAAAGAAGTACGCGATGCGAATAAAGAGACTGGGGCTGCTTCTAGTACATAG
- the PSP2 gene encoding Psp2p (Syntenic homolog of Saccharomyces cerevisiae YML017W (PSP2); 1-intron) has protein sequence MASNNAAKKKMSLEEFLDDSSLNDSAWNENEIDLSAISTTLSNTTSLDLLKSAAKGHGGHGGGDYGGGFSNGSHFHGSGRQYDPPYIIKFSNLQKSFSNHDIEDLFRTKFTRFVKFKMFWELNRSPPLDSDSLFDKCFTKNSKVAFVEVYSFRDMDKIMSQWREPLMELHAIKVEPAEFSDFQNYVNKDKALPSGSPDAGKLSSTGPGGNPKHAAQPAKPKVNPFGDAKPVDTQTKILKIEETVQKFHIEDTTALRKLSFGDSSPEGKKVTLLKREGHSKGDSHAIDDEEIEEPAPKARTSNATASAAKPEASKPRLTYSEVLQKAAKERDDAAAASIASIKQSSPLISPAALDATGALAPRSASDQSKRHGDNKDEFNDTQSSRFVFKDGADPHRGSFRGSGRGNFRGGRGGGTMRKSASRSGHRGNHEGRGGHHSHSRDSGFENGTDGNSKSYERHDGDGGNSTGRHYGNDRRHNDGHRGQNVYSLFRPAAGFLGDSGNTGNGGARDNNRGGRGGRGRGRGRGAH, from the exons ATGG CAAGCAACAATGCGGCAAAAAAGAAGATGTCCTTGGAAGAATTCCTGGATGACAGCTCGTTAAACGACTCTGCGTGGAACGAAAACGAGATAGATCTGAGTGCGATCAGCACGACGCTCAGTAACACGACGTCGCTGGATCTGCTGAAATCGGCGGCAAAGGGGCATGGCGGGCACGGCGGGGGCGACTATGGCGGTGGGTTCTCCAACGGGAGCCACTTCCACGGGTCTGGAAGGCAGTACGATCCGCCTTATATCATCAAGTTCTCCAACCTACAGAAGAGTTTTTCCAATCACGATATCGAAGATCTGTTCCGGACGAAGTTTACGCGTTTTGTCAAGTTCAAGATGTTCTGGGAGCTGAATAGGAGCCCGCCGTTGGACAGCGACTCGCTTTTTGACAAATGCTTCACCAAGAACTCGAAAGTCGCCTTCGTGGAGGTCTACTCATTTAGGGATATGGATAAGATAATGTCCCAATGGAGGGAACCGTTGATGGAGCTTCACGCTATTAAGGTAGAGCCTGCAGAATTCTCCGACTTCCAAAACTATGTGAACAAGGACAAGGCGCTACCCAGTGGCTCCCCAGACGCAGGTAAGCTTTCCTCCACAGGCCCTGGGGGCAACCCCAAGCATGCGGCACAGCCCGCAAAACCGAAGGTCAACCCTTTTGGGGATGCCAAGCCCGTAGATACTCAGACAAAGATTCTAAAGATCGAGGAGACGGTTCAGAAGTTTCATATTGAAGATACAACAGCGCTCAGGAAACTCTCCTTTGGCGACTCTTCTCCCGAAGGGAAGAAAGTTACCCTACTGAAGAGAGAGGGCCATTCGAAAGGCGACTCTCACGCCATAGACGACGAGGAGATTGAGGAACCGGCGCCTAAGGCGCGTACTTCTAACGCCACTGCGAGTGCAGCGAAACCAGAAGCTAGTAAACCGAGGTTGACCTATTCCGAAGTTTTACAAAAGGCTGCCAAGGAGAGGGATGATGCAGCCGCAGCTAGTATTGCATCAATAAAGCAGTCTTCCCCTCTGATAAGTCCTGCGGCTCTAGATGCCACTGGCGCGCTAGCCCCAAGATCGGCCAGTGACCAGTCCAAGAGACATGGCGACAATAAAGATGAGTTTAACGATACACAGTCGTCTAGATTTGTTTTTAAAGATGGTGCTGATCCACATAGGGGATCGTTCCGTGGCTCAGGTAGAGGTAACTTCAGAGGAGGCAGGGGAGGCGGCACAATGCGTAAATCCGCCTCGCGCAGTGGCCACCGGGGCAACCATGAGGGCAGAGGCGGTCACCATTCACACTCTAGGGACTCTGGTTTTGAAAATGGGACAGATGGGAACTCGAAGTCTTATGAACGCCATGATGGGGATGGCGGCAATTCGACAGGAAGACATTATGGCAACGATCGTCGCCACAATGATGGTCACCGCGGCCAAAACGTGTATTCATTATTCCGTCCAGCGGCTGGCTTCTTGGGTGATAGTGGAAACACTGGTAACGGTGGCGCCAGAGATAATAATCGGGGCGGCAGGGGCGGTCGTGGCCGTGGCCGTGGCCGTGGCGCTCACTGA
- a CDS encoding uncharacterized protein (Syntenic homolog of Saccharomyces cerevisiae YML020W), with protein sequence MTSSRSSDQSDAASFGNKGTHRGSSADKPGEFAEAAAGTIEKRPGTSWKIWYQNRRPSMNTSSARNLSAKLEKPSETAAAQSATGTASMTATAMSWWRRGSFTSLKGMSRRCSDASNGTGGEVVAEQVVAEQPTPLSPAEARDTKVRKRAWPLWAKSSTAATVDDETAQQHTSRLRKPVINELIVASRDALLFLPKTAKEGAPQAAGKEESAGQSHLLVPSFDILPKYTTLSYLYSSLGSIGYRLNLLSESRVQHQTLYRRGPDMMLNYLSAHKTRPVKVLLVGVHGFFPMKVIRPLIGEPTGTSTKFITEAEKTVLQWFRDRQTPVDVSKIALEKEGKVFERVDFFFEVMKKWANEINEADFVYFVAHSQGCPVTIILLAKLLEAGVIQLHSVYVDREMTNELAEERRRKVVSVLAMAGINNGPFYGVDQTFLVKAYSTIENDSLQELFQFQDFNTVQSKKYIQSLRLIIASNVKITYVGSINDQLVPLYSSTCLFAHHPNIFRATFIDKDSKTPAFITRIVKIAHHLINMGYDDHNIVKEISASLAGTLTGGGHSKVYNEHQVYELGIKFALETTDLPVDVPVIYKPYQVNQLGSNPYHLPWCMRGLLYETGAHLDKEEIIMLFKEFDEWEPDSKQLKDVKYRLSGLKSKL encoded by the coding sequence ATGACTAGTAGCAGATCATCAGACCAATCCGACGCCGCGTCGTTTGGAAACAAGGGCACACACCGAGGAAGCAGCGCAGATAAGCCTGGCGAGTTTGCAGAAGCGGCAGCGGGGACGATAGAAAAGCGGCCAGGGACCTCGTGGAAGATATGGTACCAGAACCGACGGCCATCGATGAacaccagcagcgcgcggaaTCTCAGCGCGAAGCTGGAGAAGCCTAGCGAGACCGCGGCAGCGCAGTCGGCTACGGGTACGGCTTCGATGACTGCGACGGCGATGTCGtggtggcggcggggcTCCTTCACCTCTCTGAAGGGCATGAGCCGGCGCTGCTCGGACGCCAGCAACGGGACGGGGGGTGAGGTGGTCGCGGAGCAGGTGGTCGCGGAGCAGCCGACGCCGCTGTCGCCGGCGGAGGCGCGAGACACCAAGGTGAGGAAGCGGGCGTGGCCGCTGTGGGCGAAGAGCAGCACCGCTGCGACCGTGGATGACGAGACGGCGCAGCAGCATACGAGTCGGCTGCGTAAGCCGGTGATCAACGAACTGATCGTCGCGAGCCGGGACGCGCTTCTGTTCCTGCCAAAAACAGCCAAGGAGGGGGCGCCGCAGGCGGCCGGCAAGGAGGAGAGCGCGGGCCAATCGCACCTTCTGGTGCCGTCGTTTGACATCTTGCCGAAGTATACGACGCTGTCGTATCTGTACTCCTCTTTGGGTAGCATAGGTTACCGATTGAACCTGCTGTCGGAGAGCCGCGTGCAGCACCAGACGCTGTACCGACGGGGCCCGGACATGATGCTGAACTACCTGTCTGCGCATAAAACGCGCCCGGTCAAGGTGCTCCTGGTGGGAGTGCACGGTTTCTTCCCCATGAAAGTGATCAGGCCGCTGATCGGCGAGCCGACCGGCACGTCGACCAAGTTTATCACAGAGGCAGAGAAGACCGTGTTGCAGTGGTTTCGGGATCGGCAGACGCCTGTGGACGTAAGCAAGATCGCTCTCGAAAAGGAGGGAAAGGTCTTCGAGCGGGTCGACTTCTTCTTCGAAGTGATGAAGAAGTGGGCGAATGAGATCAACGAAGCCGACTTTGTCTACTTCGTTGCGCACTCGCAGGGCTGTCCGGTGACGATTATTCTGCTAGCTAAGTTACTGGAGGCAGGCGTTATACAGTTGCATTCTGTCTATGTTGACCGGGAAATGACCAACGAGCTCGCCGAGGAGCGCAGGAGAAAGGTGGTCAGCGTGTTGGCCATGGCTGGTATTAACAACGGCCCCTTCTATGGGGTGGACCAAACGTTCTTGGTCAAGGCATACTCGACAATCGAAAACGACTCTCTGCAGGAGCTCTTCCAATTTCAGGACTTTAACACCGTGCAGTCCAAGAAGTACATCCAGTCCCTCAGGCTCATCATCGCAAGCAACGTCAAGATCACGTACGTCGGGTCGATCAACGACCAGTTGGTGCCACTGTACTCCTCGACTTGCTTGTTTGCACATCATCCAAACATCTTCAGGGCAACCTTTATAGACAAGGACTCTAAGACGCCAGCATTTATTACTCGCATAGTTAAAATTGCGCACCACCTGATTAACATGGGCTACGATGACCACAATATCGTTAAGGAAATCAGTGCGTCGTTAGCCGGGACTCTCACCGGTGGTGGGCACTCAAAAGTTTACAACGAACACCAGGTTTACGAGCTCGGCATCAAATTTGCATTGGAGACCACCGACCTCCCCGTCGACGTGCCCGTCATCTACAAGCCGTATCAGGTCAACCAGCTGGGCTCCAACCCCTACCACCTGCCCTGGTGCATGCGCGGCCTGCTTTACGAGACCGGGGCCCACCTGGACAAGGAGGAGATCATCATGCTGTTCAAGGAGTTCGACGAGTGGGAGCCGGACTCCAAGCAGCTCAAAGACGTCAAGTACAGGCTCAGCGGGCTCAAGTCAAAGCTCTAG
- the LRS4 gene encoding Lrs4p (Syntenic homolog of Saccharomyces cerevisiae YDR439W (LRS4)), whose amino-acid sequence MSTALQLLADYYESVIRCEEIYIEFISGLGPNKTKSGQQSGSVATEETISLKKQIEQLVSDSVKQRQEIEKLRELNKTQRAVLESKLETAKKQVARATGSANAGGARADDGGAAQEEGGAGFHLLSPLRRGGRRASGGGAGARAGLRLALDAGNETIFDGADEDTEAVLGVEAVAGAGVRAREVGRALRCTGERDVGGSDGQPHRKKRKLRRQPVEKAVDEGDEGAGGRLKSTR is encoded by the coding sequence ATGTCCACTGCCCTGCAACTTCTTGCAGATTACTACGAATCGGTTATCAGATGCGAGGAGATCTACATCGAGTTTATCAGCGGATTGGGCCCGAATAAAACGAAAAGCGGCCAACAGTCGGGTTCAGTCGCGACCGAAGAAACCATTAGCCTGAAGAAGCAAATAGAACAATTGGTCAGCGATTCGGTCAAGCAGCGCCAGGAGATAGAGAAGCTGCGTGAGCTCAATAAAACGCAGCGGGCGGTGCTGGAATCGAAGCTGGAGACTGCGAAGAAGCAAGTGGCGCGCGCTACAGGCTCGGCGAACGCGGGCGGAGCGCGGGCGGACGACGGGGGGGCCGcgcaggaggagggcgGGGCTGGGTTCCACCTTCTGTcgccgctgcggcgcggcggacggcgggcgagcggcggcggggccggcgcgcgggcgggccTGCGGCTGGCGCTGGACGCTGGTAACGAGACGATCTTCGACGGGGCGGATGAGGACACGGAGGCCGTGCTGGGCGTTGAGGCGGTGGCGGGGGCAGGTGTGAGGGCGCGGGAGGTGGGACGGGCGCTGCGGTGCACCGGGGAACGCGACGTGGGAGGCAGTGACGGGCAGCCACACAGAAAGAAGCGGAAGCTACGGCGACAGCCGGTGGAGAAGGCTGTGGACGAGGGGGATGAGGGTGCGGGGGGGCGGCTGAAGAGCACGCGATGA
- the OST6 gene encoding dolichyl-diphosphooligosaccharide--protein glycotransferase (Syntenic homolog of Saccharomyces cerevisiae YML019W (OST6)) produces MVLGWRPMMRGVMLVLVTLLVQSVMGAVSWEELQPLREANGLIRVTDDNYEWVSKGAREFYSMVLVTSSVPNSKGAACELCAAVQPTFEKVVGSFHGSVQADDQRLYQFFLLDVNLNPKFVKEMRLRSLPHFFVYPPSPEDESFAWARNPLYQYEMTPDGAKDAIKLADFAAKLVNIHVKVPEDFNASSFFSSFVGFTVVFVALKRFVRAQISHKGRYSGCLLALLVIMVSITGLKFTQINQIPFLAKNDKGAIMFFAGSMGWQFGIEIISVSVMYLLMATCVLMLIWLGRGLAKAQKRARIVLTVMINVSLFYAFSYFLSCYKVKLPDYPYAI; encoded by the coding sequence ATGGTTCTTGGGTGGCGACCTATGATGCGTGGCGTGATGCTGGTCCTCGTGACGCTGCTAGTTCAGTCGGTTATGGGTGCGGTTAGCTGGGAAGagctgcagccgctgcgGGAGGCCAACGGGCTTATCAGGGTGACAGACGACAACTACGAGTGGGTGTCGAAGGGGGCGCGGGAGTTTTACTCGATGGTGCTGGTGACGTCGTCTGTGCCGAACTCGAAGGGTGCGGCGTGCGAGCTGTGCGCGGCGGTGCAGCCGACGTTCGAGAAGGTGGTGGGGTCGTTCCATGGCTCTGTCCAGGCGGACGACCAGCGGCTGTATCAGTTCTTCCTGCTGGACGTGAACCTGAACCCGAAGTTTGTGAAGGAGATGCGGCTGCGCTCGCTGCCGCACTTCTTCGTGTATCCGCCCAGCCCGGAAGACGAGTCGTTTGCGTGGGCGCGGAACCCGCTGTACCAGTACGAGATGACGCCGGACGGCGCGAAGGACGCGATAAAGCTTGCGGACTTCGCGGCGAAGCTGGTGAACATCCATGTCAAGGTGCCGGAGGACTTCAACGCCTCGTCCTTTTTCAGCTCCTTCGTAGGGTTCACGGTGGTGTTCGTGGCGCTGAAGAGGTTTGTGCGCGCACAGATATCGCACAAGGGTAGGTATTCCGGATGTCTtctggcgctgctggtcATCATGGTGTCCATCACGGGCTTGAAGTTCACCCAGATCAACCAGATTCCGTTCCTAGCGAAAAATGACAAGGGGGCCATAATGTTCTTCGCTGGATCGATGGGGTGGCAGTTCGGGATCGAGATCATCTCGGTCTCGGTGATGTACCTGCTGATGGCCACTTGCGTGCTAATGCTTATATGGCTTGGGCGGGGTCTAGCAAAGGCACAGAAACGTGCGCGCATTGTTCTGACTGTTATGATAAACGTGAGCCTGTTCTACGCGTTCTCTTATTTCCTCTCATGTTACAAGGTCAAGCTACCTGATTACCCGTATGCTATCTGA
- the PPZ1 gene encoding salt homeostasis regulator (Syntenic homolog of Saccharomyces cerevisiae YML016C (PPZ1) and YDR436W (PPZ2)), producing MGNAPSRQLSTSKKKRSGSTSNSADDELPQFTRTDTSQSVKSSRSVRSTRSRKSQSGSVPGTPKTASSDANVIALPEGSSRKNSNSHGNIPALSRSNSQHSFTPHQHINEAQQEQRVSPDQLRAPRAASFSNGTGDLPPSMVQMEPKSPILRHFSSSNHMNTSYNENSLTDDDMDANYGVESNDDSHSHRSRRESRRRSSGSSQRRRSGSSQQHLELPSVPTTLSRTSSHSSSHSRKSSLSAIGGGNSVYSTPMASPAVRKDDGMDYFCGADTVYGGSKDVLDGAILEKGQEHDHGVDSGAGDVYGHDIPQDPEEIMSTNDGTMPKKKKSIKPLDIDEMIQKLLDAGYLGKRTRNVCLKNSEIAQICHLAREIFLSQPSLLELSPPVKIVGDVHGQYADLLRLFTKCGFPPSSNYLFLGDYVDRGKQSLETILLLLCYKIKYPENFFLLRGNHECANVTRVYGFYDECKRRCNIKTWKLLIDTFNTLPLAAIVAGKIFCVHGGLSPVLNSMDEIRHVSRPTDVPDFGLINDLLWSDPTDSPNEWEDNERGVSYCYNKVAINKFLNKFGFDLVCRAHMVVEDGYEFFNDRSLVTVFSAPNYCGEFDNWGAVMSVSEGLLCSFELLDPLDSAALKQVMKKGRQERKLANKQQQNLQETN from the coding sequence ATGGGGAACGCACCATCGCGTCAGCTGTCAACgtcgaagaagaagaggtCTGGGAGCACCAGCAATTCTGCGGATGATGAGCTGCCCCAATTTACGCGCACAGACACTAGTCAGTCTGTGAAGAGCTCTAGATCTGTTAGATCCACACGCTCACGAAAGTCGCAGTCAGGTTCGGTGCCCGGGACGCCCAAGACAGCATCCAGCGATGCAAATGTCATTGCGTTGCCAGAGGGCTCTTCCAGGAAGAATAGCAACTCTCATGGCAATATTCCTGCCCTGTCGCGGTCCAATTCACAACATAGTTTCACGCCGCACCAACACATAAACGAGGCGCAGCAGGAACAGCGGGTGTCGCCCGACCAGCTGCGGGCTCCCCGCGCTGCGAGTTTTAGCAATGGAACAGGCGATCTCCCTCCCTCAATGGTACAGATGGAGCCGAAGTCTCCAATATTGCGACATTTTTCCTCCTCTAACCATATGAACACCTCTTATAATGAAAATTCGCTGACTGATGATGACATGGACGCTAACTATGGGGTAGAAAGCAATGATGATTCCCATTCACATAGGTCACGGAGAGAGtcaaggaggaggagcagcggCTCGAGCCAGAGAAGGAGGTCCGGCAGCAGCCAGCAGCATTTGGAGCTCCCTTCAGTGCCCACAACGCTGAGTCGTACCTCCTCGCATTCGAGTTCTCATAGTAGGAAATCTTCCCTGAGTGCAATTGGGGGCGGAAATTCGGTCTACTCTACGCCGATGGCCTCTCCAGCAGTCCGGAAGGATGATGGCATGGACTACTTCTGCGGGGCAGACACCGTCTACGGGGGATCGAAAGACGTTCTCGACGGCGCAATTTTGGAAAAGGGACAAGAACATGATCATGGTGTGGATTCTGGCGCAGGCGATGTTTATGGCCACGATATACCACAGGATCCTGAGGAGATAATGTCTACGAATGATGGAACAATGCCGAAAAAGAAAAAGTCGATCAAACCACTTGATATTGATGAGATGATACAAAAGTTATTGGATGCTGGTTACCTAGGAAAACGTACTAGAAATGTGTGTTTGAAAAATTCAGAGATTGCCCAAATATGCCATTTGGCCCGTGAGATCTTCTTATCACAGCCATCTCTCTTGGAGCTTTCTCCCCCTGTAAAAATAGTGGGTGATGTGCATGGCCAATATGCAGATTTATTACGGTTATTTACCAAATGTGGCTTCCCTCCTTCATCTAACTATCTTTTTCTAGGGGACTATGTTGACCGTGGCAAGCAATCTCTAGAAACTATTCTACTACTACTCTGTTATAAAATTAAATACCCAGAAAACTTTTTTCTCTTGAGGGGAAACCACGAATGTGCTAATGTCACCAGGGTATATGGGTTTTACGATGAATGCAAGCGTCGTTGTAATATCAAAACATGGAAATTGCTTATTGATACATTTAACACGCTACCTCTAGCTGCAATTGTGGCGGGAAAGATTTTCTGTGTCCATGGGGGACTATCGCCCGTGTTGAATTCTATGGATGAGATTAGGCATGTGAGCCGACCAACTGATGTGCCAGATTTTGGCTTGATTAACGACCTGCTATGGTCCGATCCGACTGATTCTCCAAACGAATGGGAGGACAATGAACGTGGCGTGAGCTACTGTTATAACAAGGTTGCTATCAACAAGTTTTTGAATAAGTTCGGTTTTGACCTAGTATGCAGGGCTCACATGGTTGTGGAAGATGGGTACGAATTTTTTAATGATCGAAGTTTGGTAACGGTCTTCAGTGCTCCGAACTACTGCGGAGAATTTGATAACTGGGGTGCCGTAATGAGTGTTAGCGAGGGTTTACTCTGTAGCTTCGAATTGTTGGATCCCTTGGACAGCGCTGCGTTGAAACAGGTGATGAAGAAGGGCAGACAAGAACGTAAACTAGCTAATAAACAACAGCAGAACCTTCAGGAAACTAATTAA
- the GPI19 gene encoding phosphatidylinositol N-acetylglucosaminyltransferase GPI19 (Syntenic homolog of Saccharomyces cerevisiae YDR437W (GPI19)), with the protein MKQDKRKYSGFVQSVGITCVLILIILWTLLPYPLLDPEKRLAEPQTTTESISLFLDELVELFPQRYWIICIQCMILMDMLFVYIGLPIFNQSVLTVRLDDLRTITDSKASVVMCESHAEFLTSYAHTETSGVYDLPITEVSRLLYGKARHKSD; encoded by the coding sequence ATGAAACAGGACAAAAGGAAGTATTCCGGGTTCGTTCAAAGCGTTGGCATAACATGTGTCCTGATACTTATAATTTTGTGGACATTGCTGCCATACCCGCTCCTCGATCCAGAAAAGAGGCTAGCAGAGCCACAAACAACCACTGAAAGCATCAGCCTATTCCTAGATGAACTGGTGGAGCTCTTTCCGCAGCGCTATTGGATAATATGCATCCAGTGTATGATCTTGATGGACATGTTGTTCGTGTACATTGGGCTGCCGATTTTTAACCAAAGCGTACTTACTGTGCGGTTGGACGATCTGCGGACGATAACGGACTCCAAGGCATCCGTTGTTATGTGTGAATCGCACGCCGAATTCCTGACAAGCTATGCACATACTGAAACTAGTGGCGTTTACGATCTCCCTATAACAGAAGTATCACGATTACTTTACGGAAAAGCACGACACAAGAGCGATTGA
- a CDS encoding DMT family transporter (Syntenic homolog of Saccharomyces cerevisiae YML018C and YDR438W (THI74)): MCRTAQMRGDHLDGLASQSRWEPKASTLPFVPEAQPVENMEQRSLSGLSSGSRRVYAKRRAERWALGLVLLGIVVLLWVLSSFLVNLLFEDATYRKPFLITYVNTAALSLYLVAPTVQLLWRRRRSGVWELDSFVTVREEGKDAQESALLSDGGEQTLLLLGDDARQRGCSDLSGKPVQISLWATAKLSAVFCVLWFVANFVTNASLGFTSVGSATILSSTSSFFTLLLGVLMKTESASVLKVLGSVVSSLGIVLVTKSDTGGAAPTVGASLEASSAISVLIGNILALAGALCYGIYLTLLKWRVRDESRINMQVFFGFVGLFTLVFLWPAIVLLHATGWEEFRLPPNGRILFIVLVNCLTTFISDYCWAKAVLLTSPLTVTMGLSATIPLAMLGDFLLKDRSMSFAYILGAILICGSFLVINNHSNAETTASERDPALCTQGA; this comes from the coding sequence ATGTGTCGAACAGCACAGATGAGGGGCGACCATCTTGACGGACTAGCGAGCCAGTCACGTTGGGAGCCCAAGGCCTCTACGTTGCCGTTCGTTCCTGAAGCCCAGCCAGTCGAAAATATGGAGCAGAGGTCCCTATCGGGGCTGTCGAGCGGAAGTAGAAGGGTATACGCGAAACGCCGCGCGGAGCGATGGGCGTTAGGTCTGGTTCTGTTGGGTATCGTGGTGTTGTTGTGGGTACTGTCGTCATTTTTGGTGAATCTGTTATTTGAAGATGCGACGTATCGGAAGCCCTTTTTGATCACATACGTAAACACCGCCGCGCTGAGTCTGTACCTAGTGGCTCCGACGGTGCAGCTGCTttggcggcggcggcggagcggcGTATGGGAGCTCGATTCGTTCGTGACCGTCAGAGAGGAAGGCAAGGATGCACAGGAGAGCGCGCTGCTCAgcgacggcggcgagcAGACGCTGTTGCTGTTGGGGGACGACGCCCGGCAGCGGGGCTGCAGCGACCTGAGCGGCAAGCCTGTGCAAATTTCGCTATGGGCTACTGCGAAGCTGAGCGCGGTCTTCTGCGTGCTGTGGTTTGTGGCGAACTTTGTGACGAACGCGTCTCTAGGCTTTACTTCGGTTGGCTCTGCGACAATCCTGTCCTCCACGTCGTCCTTCTTCACGCTCCTTTTGGGGGTCCTGATGAAAACCGAATCTGCAAGTGTCCTGAAGGTCCTCGGTTCTGTAGTGTCATCCCTGGGGATTGTGCTTGTCACCAAATCTGACACCGGGGGAGCTGCGCCGACTGTAGGTGCCTCGCTGGAGGCATCATCTGCAATCTCGGTACTCATTGGGAACATCCTGGCGCTTGCAGGCGCCCTGTGTTACGGAATTTATCTTACACTGCTAAAGTGGCGTGTCCGGGACGAGTCCCGGATCAATATGCAGGTCTTCTTCGGATTCGTGGGCCTGTTCACGCTCGTATTCCTCTGGCCAGCGATTGTCCTTCTGCATGCAACAGGTTGGGAGGAATTCAGGCTCCCGCCTAACGGGCGCATCTTGTTCATTGTGCTGGTAAACTGCCTCACTACGTTCATCAGCGACTACTGCTGGGCCAAGGCTGTGCTGCTGACTTCCCCCCTTACCGTGACCATGGGCCTCAGCGCCACCATCCCCCTGGCAATGCTCGGCGATTTCCTTTTAAAAGATAGGAGCATGTCCTTTGCATACATTTTAGGCGCAATTCTGATATGTGGGTCGTTCCTCGTCATCAACAACCATTCCAACGCAGAAACCACTGCGTCCGAAAGAGACCCTGCTCTCTGCACCCAGGGCGCTTAA